TGAAAAAACGTTGCCGCTTTTACGAGGCATTAAACTTCATGAAACTTTTCCTGTGGGAAGCCTCAATATTCAATTCTACGGCAGCGGACATATTTTAGGTGCAGCTTCAGCGCTGGTTTCAAACGGCGAAAAATCGGTTTATTTCTCGGGAGATCTGGGTCGCAGCAATGATCCATTGATGTGGCCGCCAGAACCTCCGCCGGAGTGTGATTTTATCGTGATGGAGTCGACCTATGGGAATAAAGATCATTCGCTGACACCTTCCAAAGACGTCTTAAAACAGTGCATTTTAGATGTGGCGCGATCCAGAGGTGTTCTTTTAATACCGAGTTTTGCAGTCGGACGCGCACAGAATCTGATCTATGAAATTTCCGAATTAAAAAGGGCAGGGGAAGTGCCGCAAATTCCCGTCTTCTTCAACTCCCCTATGGGTCATGAAGTTTCTGGACTCTACGAAGATCATGCCGGCTTTCATCGTCTAGGTCCGGGACAGTTCGCTGAATTGATGTCTGAAATCCACTCGGTCAAAACCGCGGAAGATTCCAAGAGTCTTAATAAGTCTCAAGGACCCATGATCATTATCGCTGCCAGTGGCATGTTGACCGGCGGCCGAGTTTTACATCATTTAAAAGCTTTCGGCCCGGATCCGCGAAATATGATTTTGCTCGCAGGTTTTCAAAGCGTTGGAACTCGTGGCTGGAGCCTGATAAATGGAGCCAAAGAAATCAAAGTTCATGGAATGTATGTCGATATCGGCGCTCAAATCGTATCTTCGGATTCATTTTCAGCCCATGGCGATCGCACGGATCTTATGAACTGGTTGAAGGCATCAATAAAGCCACCTAAAAAGCTCTTCCTGGTGCATGGGGAAATAAACGCAGCAGAAAGCCTCAAGGAACGCATAAAAACGGACATGGCTTGTGACGTTCAGATTCCCGAAATGAATCAAATAGTGAGCCTATAAACGCGTTTATTCAAGAACACCCATACCTGATGTTACATAATATAACTTATCAGAAGAATATATGGGTGACTTCCCTGATGTTTTTCAGAGTTTCAACTTCATCGGAATATATCGGATCTTAGAGCCACCCAGTTCGATCGTTGCTAATTCTCCGGCGTCCGCAAAGCCCATTTTTTGATAAAAACTGTGCGCCGTTAAAGTTGATTCCAAATTTATTTCGAAAGCATTTTGTTTTCTAGTTTCCGCAATCATTTCTTTAGCTATTGTGACCCCGAAACCTTGGCCTTTGGCTTCGGGAACCAAATAAAGCCCCATGATATGCCCCCGAACCCGTCCATTTTCAGTGATTATAGCTAAGTGCCCGTAGCCTTCAATTTTGCCGGAATTATCGACGACCCAAACGAACTGATTTTTAATAGCATTCACTCTTTGGTCTTCACGGTAAGGACGATGCCCCCAGCCTTGAATTTCCTGCGGCGAATGATCTTTGCAGCACACTTCACGGATGGAACGCATGTGCGCTTCATGAATTCCCAATGCATCTTCAGGCAAAGCTCGTCGTACTGTCGGCATGGCAGACTCCTTCAAAGAATTCTAACAGAGTCGCGCTTCATAGAGTCAACTAATTCACTGTACGGCACTCTTGCCGTTTATATCTATAAACCGGGAAGCGCCCCCAAGAGAAATTCGTTTCAAGGTTCATTACAACTACGCTCTTTTTGTAACGTAAGTGCAGAGATGTATTGTCTATGAAAAAGAAGATCGCTAAATTTGAACGAATGCTGAAGAGTGATAAACAAAAAAACCTTTTGTACATTTTTGCCGTCGCGGTTCTTTATTACGTTACGGGAAAAGTAGGTTTGCTCTTAGCACTTCCGCCGGGTTATGCCACATTAACATGGGCTCCATTAGGTCTGAGTATTGCCGCTCTTTTGCTATTTGGGACGAACTTGTGGCCCGGCGTCTTTCTGGGGTCGTTTTTAATCAATATTCGTGAGCTCAATCAGCTCGCAGATCTCATCGTTCCATTTGGTGTCGCTATAGGAAGCACTCTGGGTATTGTCGCGAGTGTCATCCTGATTCGTCGTTTTATTCAGTTTCCCAAAAAGATCTATAGCGAAAAAGACATCTTTCTATTTTTGTTTCTGTCTTGTTTTGTTTCCTCTGTGATCACAGCAACCATCGACGTCACGATTCTTTATTGGGTTGGTGTCGTCACGGTGAAAAATTACTCCGCCAACTGGATTTATTGGTTTGTCGGAGACGCTATGGGTGGTCTTATCTTTGCTCCCCTGGCGCTGTTTTTTTCGAATCAATCGCGTAAGTATTGGCTGAGATCTGTTTCTAAAGTTCTTATTCCAGTGGGGTTTTCCTTTGTTTTATTTTTGCTCATATTTCAGTATTTGAATTCCGCTGAACAAAACAGAGGACTTTCGGAGTTTAATAAGAAGGTGGAATTCACCTTTAAAAACTTGGAAAAAGATCTTCATTCCAATATTGATGTCTTAAGCTCTCTGCGCAGTTTTTATGAAAGCTCCGAAACCGTAACAGAAGAAGAGTTTCAACTTTTTTCAAGCCAATTGCGTAAACACCGGCCGAACATTCATGCTTTAGTGTGGACCCCGGTGAATGCAAAAACACCGGATCTTTTTCAGATGAAGTACGCCGAGCCGGGAGAATTTCATGCACGTCTCCTCCCCGACCTTTCTTCTCTCTATAAAGCATCCTTAGCCACTAAAAACGTCGTTGCTTCCGAACCTCTTCAGACAGCGGCCGGCCCCAGAGTCTTTTTATTTTTGTCTTTAGAAGATCCATTAGGAGTTCTTAGCGAAGTCGTCTATACGGATCAAATTTTAAAAGACCTCGAAACTGCTTTGAATGATAAGAGTTATCGAGTCACAATCTCGGATATCACTCAACAGCCTTTCAAAATCGTTGCGCAGACTTCGGGCGAAAATAATTTTAACAACAACTATGATTTTGAACGGAGCGCCCGCTTTTCCGTCGGCGATCGTATTTGGGAAGTCACGATCAAGCAGGATTCTGCAGTCCACGGCGGAAGTTTCTTAGACGCGCAAGTATTCTTGTTGATCTCGTTGACGTTTACGTTCCTTCTTTGTGCTCTTTTACTGACTATCGCGAATCGCGTAATTACAGTCGAAAAAATCGTCGACGATAAGACCCAGCATCTTCTGGATCTCAATGCGCAACTCAAGAAAGCTTCTGAAACGAAGTCCGAGTTTTTAGCGAACATGAGTCACGAGATTCGCACGCCTTTGAACGTCATTTTAGGAATGTCAGACCTGCTGGATGAGTCGAGCTTAAATGAAGAACAAACTCAGTATGTCGACATCTCCCGCAAAGCGGGACAAAATCTACTTGATATCGTTAATGACATTCTTGATATCTCTAAAATTGAATCAGGATTGATCACTCTTGAAAACACACCGGTCGATCTGCACGAAACCGTTCGTGGAGTTTGTGCGATGTTCTCGATCAAGGCCAAGAAAAAGAATCTCACGCTCAACGTAAAATTAAGTGACGATACAAAGGGCCTGTACATGGGAGATCCGACTCGACTGCGCCAGATTCTGGCGAATCTTATTGGCAATGCGAT
This region of Bdellovibrio sp. 22V genomic DNA includes:
- a CDS encoding MBL fold metallo-hydrolase, whose translation is MEIGFLGAAGTVTGSKFLIHNNNTRILVDCGMFQGLKELRLLNWSPFPFNPRDINAVVLTHAHLDHCGALPLLVKNGFQGPIYCTEPTLELTKIILMDSAKIQEEDAEYANKKGFSKHAPALALYTTEDVEKTLPLLRGIKLHETFPVGSLNIQFYGSGHILGAASALVSNGEKSVYFSGDLGRSNDPLMWPPEPPPECDFIVMESTYGNKDHSLTPSKDVLKQCILDVARSRGVLLIPSFAVGRAQNLIYEISELKRAGEVPQIPVFFNSPMGHEVSGLYEDHAGFHRLGPGQFAELMSEIHSVKTAEDSKSLNKSQGPMIIIAASGMLTGGRVLHHLKAFGPDPRNMILLAGFQSVGTRGWSLINGAKEIKVHGMYVDIGAQIVSSDSFSAHGDRTDLMNWLKASIKPPKKLFLVHGEINAAESLKERIKTDMACDVQIPEMNQIVSL
- a CDS encoding GNAT family N-acetyltransferase; its protein translation is MPTVRRALPEDALGIHEAHMRSIREVCCKDHSPQEIQGWGHRPYREDQRVNAIKNQFVWVVDNSGKIEGYGHLAIITENGRVRGHIMGLYLVPEAKGQGFGVTIAKEMIAETRKQNAFEINLESTLTAHSFYQKMGFADAGELATIELGGSKIRYIPMKLKL
- a CDS encoding ATP-binding protein; this translates as MKKKIAKFERMLKSDKQKNLLYIFAVAVLYYVTGKVGLLLALPPGYATLTWAPLGLSIAALLLFGTNLWPGVFLGSFLINIRELNQLADLIVPFGVAIGSTLGIVASVILIRRFIQFPKKIYSEKDIFLFLFLSCFVSSVITATIDVTILYWVGVVTVKNYSANWIYWFVGDAMGGLIFAPLALFFSNQSRKYWLRSVSKVLIPVGFSFVLFLLIFQYLNSAEQNRGLSEFNKKVEFTFKNLEKDLHSNIDVLSSLRSFYESSETVTEEEFQLFSSQLRKHRPNIHALVWTPVNAKTPDLFQMKYAEPGEFHARLLPDLSSLYKASLATKNVVASEPLQTAAGPRVFLFLSLEDPLGVLSEVVYTDQILKDLETALNDKSYRVTISDITQQPFKIVAQTSGENNFNNNYDFERSARFSVGDRIWEVTIKQDSAVHGGSFLDAQVFLLISLTFTFLLCALLLTIANRVITVEKIVDDKTQHLLDLNAQLKKASETKSEFLANMSHEIRTPLNVILGMSDLLDESSLNEEQTQYVDISRKAGQNLLDIVNDILDISKIESGLITLENTPVDLHETVRGVCAMFSIKAKKKNLTLNVKLSDDTKGLYMGDPTRLRQILANLIGNAIKFTMQGSVDVQLARNTRTELPGNLLFEIKDTGIGISPEIIPDLFQPFTQADSSITRKFGGTGLGLSISKRLVQMMNGEIHVESELERGSRFYFTLDLPELRGTNSQETNPGSKTAASEKTTLAGKSLSILIVDDTDDNRVLIKAYLKNTPHKIDEASNGKQAFEMIQIKRYDLVLMDMQMPVEDGFTATQKIRQWEQEHQKTPTVIWALTAYALQNEIERSLAVGCNLHLVKPLRKADLLQHIARLEPKK